One Solanum pennellii chromosome 9, SPENNV200 DNA segment encodes these proteins:
- the LOC107031447 gene encoding beta-galactosidase 9: protein MVEAMSRRKTLNFPLILTALTVHFVIVAGEYFKPFNVTYDNRALIIGGKRRMLISAGIHYPRATPEMWPKLIARSKEGGADVIETYTFWNGHEPTRGQYNFEGRYDIVKFAKLVGSHGLFLFIRIGPYACAEWNFGGFPIWLRDIPGIEFRTDNAPFKEEMERYVKKIVDLMISESLFSWQGGPIILLQIENEYGNVESSFGPKGKLYMKWAAEMAVGLGAGVPWVMCRQTDAPEYIIDTCNAYYCDGFTPNSEKKPKIWTENWNGWFADWGERLPYRPSEDIAFAIARFFQRGGSLQNYYMYFGGTNFGRTAGGPTQITSYDYDAPLDEYGLLRQPKWGHLKDLHAAIKLCEPALVAADSPQYIKLGPKQEAHVYRGTSNNIGQYMSLNEGICAAFIANIDEHESATVKFYGQEFTLPPWSVSILPDCRNTAFNTAKVGAQTSIKTVGSDSVSVGNNSLFPQVITKSKLESFSQSWMTLKEPLGVWGDKNFTSKGILEHLNATKDQSDYLWYLTRIYISDDDISFWEENDVSPTIDIDSMRDFVRVFVNGQLAGSVKGKWIKVVQPVKLVQGYNDILLLSETVGLQNYGAFLEKDGAGFKGQIKLTGCKSGDINLTTSLWTYQVGLKGEFLEVYDVNSTESAGWTEFPSGATPSVFSWYKTKFDAPGGTDPVALDFSSMGKGQAWVNGHHIGRYWTLVAPNNGCGRTCDYRGAYHSDKCRTNCGEITQAWYHIPRSWLKTSNNVLVIFEETDKTPFDISISTRSTETICAQVSEKHYPPLHKWSHSEFDRKLSLMDKTPEMHLQCDEGHTISSIEFASYGSPNGSCQKFSRGKCHAANSLSVVSQACIGRTSCSIGISNGVFGDPCRHVVKNLAVQAKCSPPPDLSTSASS from the exons ATGGTAGAAGCTATGAGCAGAAGAAAAACACTGAATTTTCCGTTAATACTAACGGCGTTAACTGTCCACTTTGTGATCGTCGCCGGCGAGTATTTCAAGCCGTTCAATGTCACCTACGATAACCGAGCTCTCATCATCGGCGGTAAACGCCGTATGCTTATCTCCGCCGGAATTCACTACCCTCGCGCCACTCCTGAG ATGTGGCCCAAATTGATAGCTAGGAGCAAAGAAGGTGGTGCAGATGTCATCGAGACTTATACATTTTGGAATGGTCATGAGCCAACCAGGGGACAG TACAATTTTGAAGGAAGATATGATATTGTCAAGTTCGCAAAGCTAGTCGGATCTCATGGACTGTTCCTCTTTATTCGAATAGGTCCTTATGCCTGTGCAGAATGGAACTTCGG GGGCTTCCCCATATGGCTTCGTGATATACCTGGAATAGAATTTCGAACAGATAATGCACCATTCAAG GAGGAGATGGAGCGCTATGTTAAAAAGATAGTTGATCTTATGATATCTGAGTCGCTCTTTTCGTGGCAAGGTGGTCCTATCATTTTGCTGCAG ATTGAAAATGAATATGGAAATGTTGAAAGCTCATTCGGTCCCAAGGGGAAGTTATATATGAAATGGGCTGCTGAAATGGCTGTTGGTCTTGGTGCTGGTGTTCCATGGGTCATGTGCAGGCAAACTGATGCTCCAGAATACATC aTAGATACTTGTAATGCATACTATTGTGATGGGTTCACGCCGAATTCCGAGAAGAAACCGAAAATTTGGACTGAGAATTGGAATGGATG GTTTGCAGATTGGGGTGAAAGACTTCCATATAGACCTTCCGAGGATATTGCATTTGCAATTGCTCGTTTCTTTCAACGTGGGGGCAGCTTACAGAACTATTATATG TATTTTGGTGGGACAAATTTTGGCCGGACTGCTGGTGGCCCAACTCAAATCACTAGCTATGATTATGATGCTCCACTGGATGAATATG GACTACTACGTCAACCTAAATGGGGCCATTTGAAGGATCTGCATGCTGCTATAAAGCTTTGTGAACCGGCTCTTGTTGCTGCTGATTCACCTCAGTATATTAAACTGGGACCAAAACAGGAG GCACATGTCTATCGTGGAACATCCAACAACATTGGCCAATATATGTCCTTAAATGAAGGTATATGCGCAGCATTTATTGCAAATATTGATGAACATGAATCAGCAACAGTGAAATTTTACGGTCAAGAGTTCACTTTACCTCCATGGTCAGTGAGTATTCTGCCAGATTGCAGAAATACAGCTTTCAACACAGCTAAG GTGGGGGCACAAACTTCAATCAAAACAGTGGGCTCAGATTCTGTTTCAGTTGGGAATAATTCTTTGTTTCCACAAGTAATCACTAAAAGCAAGCTCGAAAGTTTTTCACAATCTTGGATGACATTGAAGGAGCCACTTGGTGTGTGGGGTGACAAGAATTTCACTTCTAAAGGAATACTGGAGCATCTGAATGCGACAAAAGACCAGTCTGATTACCTGTGGTATCTGACCAG GATATATATTTCTGATGATGACATCTCATTTTGGGAGGAAAATGATGTTAGTCCAACAATTGATATTGATAGCATGCGTGATTTTGTTCGCGTTTTTGTTAATGGGCAGCTTGCAG GTAGTGTGAAAGGCAAATGGATCAAGGTGGTTCAACCTGTTAAGCTGGTTCAGGGATACAACGACATACTGCTATTATCTGAGACGGTGGGATTGCAG AATTATGGTGCCTTCTTGGAGAAGGATGGGGCAGGTTTTAAAGGTCAGATAAAGCTTACAGGATGCAAAAGCGGGGATATCAATCTCACAACATCTTTATGGACCTACCAG GTGGGGCTTAAAGGCGAATTCCTGGAAGTATATGATGTCAATAGTACTGAAAGTGCAGGATGGACTGAGTTTCCCAGTGGTGCAACTCCGTCAGTCTTTTCGTGGTACAAG ACAAAGTTTGATGCCCCAGGCGGGACAGATCCAGTTGCTCTTGATTTTAGTAGCATGGGAAAAGGTCAGGCATGGGTTAATGGTCACCATATAGGAAGATATTGGACTTTGGTTGCACCAAATAATGGATGTGGAAGAACTTGTGATTATCGTGGTGCTTACCACTCTGATAAATGTAGGACAAACTGTGGAGAGATTACTCAGGCCTG GTACCATATTCCTAGATCATGGCTAAAGACATCAAATAATGTACTAGTTATCTTTGAAGAAACAGATAAAACTCCGTTTGATATTTCCATTTCTACGCGTTCTACTGAAACCATTTGTGCTCAAGTATCGGAAAAGCACTATCCACCTCTACATAAGTGGTCTCATTCGGAGTTTGACAGAAAGTTGTCTCTGATGGATAAAACACCAGAAATGCACTTGCAGTGTGACGAAGGACATACAATCTCTTCTATTGAATTTGCAAGCTATGGAAGTCCAAATGGCAGCTGTCAAAAGTTCTCACGAGGCAAATGCCATGCTGCAAATTCCTTGTCTGTTGTATCTCAG GCTTGCATAGGAAGAACTAGTTGCAGCATTGGCATTTCTAATGGTGTATTTGGAGATCCATGTCGACACGTTGTGAAGAATTTGGCTGTTCAAGCAAAATGCTCACCACCACCAGACCTCAGCACTTCAGCTTCCTCGTGA
- the LOC107030852 gene encoding putative F-box protein At1g32420: MKPNTRNPIFPEEIIFEIFSWLPVKSLVQFRCVSKKIYSLILEPDFVDIHHRRSMTRDGGTKFLLRKIEGFYTIERNEDEKTYKWNPNNRYDYVMYANGLFCMWKDNVETPRIWNPSTREVIRLPNLRCGSSIHPLTYNYSLGYEPEEKRYKVLMTQEFKRGSRPTKNWVLTLSIDKEWREIESMIDFVPSFNRRVCVNGVIYMLDYKINKAVVAFDVKGEKFRVVKLWKNFGFNNFGDYNLIDVKGKLGVVNNSKLFGEENLWILRNSRWRRHIIRFTREVKLGNYTSKEICNSCDGEIVFIVSKWNFTILYIYDIRKNSWKYLEIQQLPEKGCIYDVFCFAESVFSSPSLRTLRYLDL; this comes from the coding sequence ATGAAACCTAATACAAGAAACCCTATTTTTCCCGAAGAAATAATTTTCGAAATATTCTCATGGCTTCCTGTCAAGTCGTTGGTGCAATTCAGGTGCGTTtcgaaaaaaatttattctcttATATTGGAACCAGACTTCGTAGATATTCATCATCGTCGTTCTATGACTCGTGATGGTGGAACAAAATTCTTATTACGAAAAATAGAAGGTTTTTACACAATTGAACGAAACGAAGATGAAAAAACCTATAAATGGAACCCTAATAATCGTTATGATTATGTAATGTATGCTAATGGTTTATTTTGCATGTGGAAAGATAATGTGGAGACACCTAGAATTTGGAATCCAAGTACAAGAGAAGTAATACGTCTTCCCAATCTAAGATGTGGAAGCTCAATTCACCCTCTAACGTATAACTATTCATTAGGTTATGAACCCGAAGAAAAAAGATATAAAGTTTTGATGACACAAGAATTTAAGAGAGGTAGTAGGCCCACAAAAAATTGGGTACTCACATTAAGTATAGACAAAGAATGGAGAGAGATTGAAAGTATGATTGATTTTGTCCCCTCTTTTAATCGAAGAGTTTGTGTCAACGGAGTTATCTATATGTTGGATTACAAGATTAATAAGGCTGTTGTTGCCTTCGATGTTAAAGGTGAAAAGTTTAGAGTTGTCAAATTATGGAAGAATTTTGGTTTTAATAATTTCGGGGATTACAATCTGATAGACGTGAAGGGAAAATTAGGAGTCGTGAACAATTCAAAGTTGTTTGGTGAAGAGAATTTGTGGATTTTAAGAAATTCTCGATGGAGGAGACATATCATTCGCTTTACTCGAGAAGTCAAGTTGGGTAATTATACTAGTAAAGAAATTTGCAATTCTTGTGATGGTGAGATTGTATTTATCGTATCGAAATGGAATTTTAcgatattatatatttatgatattaggAAAAATAGTTGGAAATATTTGGAAATTCAACAGTTACCAGAAAAGGGTTGTATTTACGATGTTTTTTGTTTTGCAGAAAGTGTATTCTCATCACCAAGTTTAAGAACTTTAAGATATTTGGACTTGTAA
- the LOC107031450 gene encoding cell wall / vacuolar inhibitor of fructosidase 2-like, whose amino-acid sequence MYSIRNISIFSIFFLLLASQTKANFNSNLIEKACTINKPNWDFNFCIKLLNSDPKISSTQTPFDLAIAIIQAGNSHASKTQDYINKKHSHEGGTSIVVSSALSVCSKWYGGVVGAFVIALDDVQHQKFQSASDHVESANDFAKNCEEAFASRNVQDNEISKGDNLVMYFSLSAKVVINVLGETINYTTF is encoded by the exons ATGTATTCTATAAGAAACATttctattttttccatttttttcttgcttttgGCTTCACAAACCAAAGCAAACTTTAACTCAAATCTTATTGAAAAAGCATGCACAATTAATAAACCAAATTGGGACTTTAATTTCTGCATTAAACTCTTAAATTCTGATCCAAAAATCTCATCAACACAAACTCCATTTGATTTAGCCATAGCAATTATTCAAGCAGGAAATTCCCATGCATCAAAAACTCAAGACTACATAAATAAAAAGCATAGCCATGAAGGAGGCACAAGCATTGTTGTTTCTTCAGCATTGAGTGTGTGTAGCAAATG GTATGGCGGTGTTGTTGGAGCATTTGTGATTGCTTTAGATGATGTTCaacatcaaaaatttcaatCAGCTAGTGATCATGTTGAGTCAGCTAATGATTTTGCCAAGAATTGTGAAGAGGCATTTGCTTCAAGAAATGTTCAAGATAATGAAATTTCAAAGGGTGATAATCTTGTTATGTATTTCAGTTTATCTGCTAAAGTGGTTATTAATGTTCTTGGAGAAACAATTAATTATACCACATTTTGA
- the LOC107031448 gene encoding uncharacterized protein LOC107031448: MENPSYNDADSLRREIQELRDIQRSVEEPESFGLELKKSLEDCTLQFESKVEQLLCDASEVNFSSDQDLDEFWNYLKNELSTEEAKNAKIADEIEGLSREYVEGYSKLVNEVEGLSCPLELIESLGLEQGRALTNFPCSTPGEDKGNLSSAPVEHNFKIFELGNQLEKSKLNLESLEELESTFNRFEAIEKIEDAFSGLKIVEFEGNRIRLSLRTFIPNLENLLHNQSIGVAEPPEQNHELLIELVDGTMELKHVEIFPNDVSISEITDTAKSLRQVYFPVGVLENRSSLEWLVKRVQDRIILSTLRRFLVKSANSSRHSFDYVEREETIVAHMVGGIDAFIKLPQGWPLTCSGLTLVSLKSSSQYSQQISLTLLCKVAEVANSLDTNARQTISGFTDRVEEILLQQMTAVTTST; encoded by the exons ATGGAAAATCCAAGTTACAATGATGCTGATTCTCTTCGAAG GGAGATTCAAGAGCTTAGAGATATTCAAAGAAGTGTTGAAGAACCAGAATCATTTGGTTTAGAATTGAAGAAATCACTGGAAGATTGTACACTTCAATttgag AGCAAAGTGGAACAGCTATTATGTGATGCTTCAGAAGTCAACTTCTCATCTGATCAGGATTTAG ATGAATTTTGGAATTATTTGAAGAATGAGCTAAGCACAGAAGAGGCTAAGAATGCGAAAATTGCAGATGAAATTGAGGGTCTTTCAAGGGAATATGTTGAAG GTTATAGCAAATTGGTGAATGAGGTTGAAGGCCTTAGTTGTCCGTTGGAGCTCATTGAATCACTG GGACTTGAACAAGGAAGAGCCCTGACAAATTTTCCTTGCTCTACACCTGGAGAAGATAAAGGAAACTTGTCAAGTGCACCTGTAGAACATAACTTTAAG ATCTTTGAATTAGGTAATCAGCTTGAAAAGAGCAAATTGAATTTGGAGTCCTTGGAAGAACTTGAGAGTACTTTCAACAG GTTTGAGGCTATAGAAAAGATTGAAGATGCATTTTCTGGTCTTAAGATAGTAGAATTTGAGGGGAACCGCATCAGATTATCTTTGAGAACTTTTATCCCAAACTTAGAAAACTTGCTCCATAACCAATCAATCGGTGTTGCTGAACCACCAGAGCAAAATCATGAGTTGTTAATTGAACTGGTGGATGGAACCATGGAGCTAAAACATGTTGAG ATTTTCCCAAATGATGTATCTATAAGCGAAATAACTGATACAGCAAAATCCTTAAG ACAGGTCTATTTCCCTGTGGGAGTTCTTGAAAATAGATCTTCTTTGGAGTGGTTGGTTAAAAGGGTGCAAGATCGAATTATTCTTAGCACGTTAAGGCGCTTTCTAGTGAAGAGTGCAAATAGTTCAAG GCATTCATTTGATTACGTGGAAAGAGAAGAGACAATAGTAGCTCATATGGTTGGTGGAATTGATGCTTTCATAAAGCTACCTCAAGGTTGGCCACTTACCTGTTCTGGTTTAACCCTGGTGTCTCTCAAGAGTTCAAGTCAGTACTCACAACAGATATCTTTGACCCTCCTTTGTAAGGTTGCG GAAGTGGCAAACTCATTGGATACAAATGCACGACAGACTATCTCAGGCTTTACAGATAGAGTTGAAGAAATACTTCTGCAACAAATGACTGCAGTAACAACTTCAACCTGA
- the LOC107029844 gene encoding pentatricopeptide repeat-containing protein At2g20540-like, with product MNMKFGFLTVNGLEDMFIAVLKNCKSSIFLKKIHAQIVKFSLTQSSYLVTKMVEICDKIGEIEYANLLFKQVEHPNNYLYNSTIRAYTHKHRYISCINVYKQMMTCAISPDEYTYPFVIRSCSAILRVDVGEQFHVHVCKFGLYCSNVIANSLLDMYVKCDQMRDAHMVFDEMSDRDVISWNSLICGHVRLRQVRKARALFDVMPDKSIVSWTAMISGYTKTGCYGDALDVFRRMQMVGVKPDWISLVSVLPACAQLGALELGKWIHFYAEKYGYLRKTSVCNALMEMYAKCGSVNEAWQLFNQMSERDVISWSTMIGGLANHGRAQEALKLFHEMQRSAVEPNEITFVGLLCACAHAGLCDDGLRYFDSMKNDYNIEPGIEHYGCLVDILGRTGRLERALAIIKTMPVKPDSAIWGSLLSSCRTHRNLEIAVIAMEHLLELEPEDTGNYILLANIYADLGKWDGVSRMRKFIRSKSMKKTPGCSLIEINSLVQEFLSGDNSKPFSKDIHDVLELLALHQSKENDLVDTTLEYLSP from the coding sequence ATGAACATGAAATTTGGATTTTTAACTGTCAATGGATTGGAAGATATGTTTATAGCTGTGTTGAAAAACTGCAAGAGctcaatttttttgaagaaaattcatGCCCAAATTGTCAAATTTTCTCTTACACAAAGTAGTTACTTGGTCACCAAAATGGTTGAGATTTGTGACAAAATTGGAGAGATAGAATATGCAAATTTGCTATTCAAACAAGTTGAACATCCAAATAACTATTTATACAACTCAACAATCAGAGCTTATACACATAAACATAGatatatttcatgtatcaatgTATATAAGCAGATGATGACATGTGCAATTTCTCCCGATGAATATACGTATCCATTTGTTATTAGATCATGTAGTGCAATTTTGCGTGTTGATGTAGGTGAACAGTTTCATGTTCACGTATGCAAATTTGGACTGTATTGTAGTAATGTGATAGCGAATTCGTTATTGGATATGTATGTTAAATGTGATCAAATGAGGGATGCACATATGGTGTTTGATGAAATGTCTGATAGAGATGTGATTTCGTGGAATAGTTTAATTTGTGGACATGTAAGGTTGCGTCAAGTGAGGAAGGCGAGAGCATTGTTTGATGTAATGCCGGATAAGAGTATTGTTTCTTGGACTGCTATGATTTCAGGGTACACGAAAACGGGGTGTTATGGAGATGCTTTGGATGTTTTTAGGAGAATGCAAATGGTTGGTGTGAAACCAGATTGGATTAGTTTGGTTTCGGTTTTGCCTGCTTGTGCGCAACTTGGAGCGCTTGAGTTAGGGAAGTGGATTCATTTCTACGCGGAGAAGTATGGGTATTTGAGGAAGACTTCTGTTTGTAATGCGTTGATGGAAATGTACGCGAAATGTGGAAGTGTAAACGAGGCTTGGCAGTTGTTTAATCAGATGTCTGAAAGAGACGTGATCTCCTGGAGTACGATGATTGGTGGCCTAGCGAATCATGGTAGAGCTCAAGAAGCGTTGAAGTTGTTTCATGAAATGCAGAGGTCTGCTGTTGAACCGAATGAGATCACGTTCGTTGGTCTTCTATGTGCTTGCGCGCATGCTGGTCTTTGTGATGACGGTTTGAGGTACTTTGATTCCATGAAAAATGATTACAACATAGAGCCCGGGATAGAGCATTACGGTTGTTTGGTTGATATTCTTGGGCGTACAGGACGTCTTGAACGAGCTCTTGCAATCATCAAGACCATGCCGGTTAAGCCTGACTCTGCAATATGGGGTTCTCTGTTGAGTTCTTGCAGAACTCATCGCAATCTTGAAATAGCAGTTATTGCAATGGAACATCTGTTAGAGCTCGAACCTGAAGATACAGGGAACTACATTCTACTCGCTAACATTTATGCAGATCTCGGGAAGTGGGATGGTGTATCAAGGATGCGGAAGTTCATTAGAAGTAAAAGCATGAAGAAAACACCGGGCTGCAGTCTGATTGAGATAAACAGTTTGGTCCAAGAATTTCTATCAGGTGATAATTCGAAACCATTCTCAAAAGATATCCATGATGTGCTAGAGCTATTAGCCTTACATCAAAGCAAGGAAAATGATCTAGTTGATACAACGCTCGAGTACTTGAGTCCATGA